Proteins co-encoded in one Cytobacillus sp. NJ13 genomic window:
- a CDS encoding TerD family protein, whose product MGISLSKGQKIDLTKTNPGLSKVIVGLGWDTNKYDGGLDFDLDASVFLLDANGKCTSDKDFIFYNQLEGGDGSVIHTGDNRTGEGDGDDEQVKVNLSAVPASIEKISFVITIHDGEGRGQNFGQVSNAFARVINEKTNEELIRYDLGEDFSIETAIVTGELYRHNGEWKFSAVGSGYQGGLARIATDFGLQVG is encoded by the coding sequence TTGGGTATTTCTTTATCGAAAGGGCAAAAAATTGATTTAACAAAAACTAACCCTGGTTTGTCTAAAGTAATAGTAGGACTCGGCTGGGATACAAATAAATATGATGGGGGCTTGGATTTCGACCTCGATGCCAGTGTGTTTTTATTAGATGCAAATGGGAAATGTACATCTGATAAAGATTTTATTTTCTACAACCAGCTTGAAGGCGGCGATGGCTCAGTCATTCATACAGGTGATAACAGAACAGGTGAGGGCGATGGCGATGACGAGCAGGTCAAAGTTAACCTTAGTGCGGTTCCTGCATCCATTGAGAAGATTTCTTTTGTCATTACGATCCATGATGGCGAAGGCCGCGGTCAAAACTTTGGCCAGGTTTCAAATGCATTTGCAAGAGTCATTAATGAAAAAACAAATGAAGAATTAATCCGTTATGATTTAGGAGAAGATTTCTCCATTGAAACTGCCATTGTTACAGGCGAATTATACCGTCATAATGGCGAATGGAAATTCTCTGCCGTGGGTTCAGGCTATCAGGGAGGACTTGCCCGTATTGCGACTGACTTCGGTTTGCAGGTAGGTTAA
- a CDS encoding TerD family protein, which translates to MGIQLSKGQRIDLTKTNPGLTRAIIGLGWDTNRYSGGHDFDLDASAFLADETSKCVNDHDFIFYNNLEHPSGAVIHTGDNRTGEGDGDDEQLVVDFTKIPSHVHRIGITVTIHDAELRQQNFGQVSNAFVRLADESNNQELLRFDLGEDFSIETAVVFCELYRHGNDWKFNAIGSGFSGGLAALCRNYGLQV; encoded by the coding sequence TTGGGTATTCAATTATCAAAAGGGCAAAGAATTGATCTGACTAAAACAAATCCTGGCCTGACTAGAGCCATTATCGGGCTGGGCTGGGACACGAACAGATATAGCGGCGGTCATGATTTCGACCTTGACGCATCTGCATTTCTTGCAGATGAAACTAGTAAATGTGTCAATGATCATGATTTTATTTTCTATAATAATCTGGAGCATCCAAGCGGAGCAGTTATACATACAGGAGACAACCGTACAGGTGAAGGAGACGGCGACGATGAGCAGCTTGTTGTCGACTTTACCAAAATACCTTCACATGTTCATCGTATTGGCATAACTGTTACGATTCATGATGCAGAATTAAGGCAGCAAAATTTCGGCCAGGTTTCCAATGCATTCGTAAGATTAGCGGATGAATCCAATAATCAGGAGCTGCTGCGTTTTGATCTTGGAGAAGATTTTTCAATTGAAACAGCAGTGGTTTTCTGTGAATTATACCGCCATGGGAATGACTGGAAGTTCAATGCCATTGGCAGCGGCTTCTCAGGCGGCTTGGCAGCTCTTTGCCGCAACTATGGATTGCAGGTTTAA
- a CDS encoding glycosyl hydrolase family 18 protein codes for MGIHIVQAGDSLWTISQKYKVPIQDIRTANGLENGPGIIPGLALYIPESGPVIRSYLVKPGDTLWSISRRYQTTTNAILSANPEIRPEGLYIGQKINIPSPSRLVMETLGFIVPYSPDTFLPAFRETARYLTYIAISAYSLTREGYAYIELDDTAILAESRRLNVIPLLMIRNLSQGEFNAELIGGVLESPANRRNLILSLMNFVTQKGYGGISLDFEFIPPPRRQDFNSFIKELKNALGPKVLHVNVHAKTEDLPANRIIGAYDYKAIGEGADIVAVMTMDYGYPTGPPNPVAPLWWVEEVIKYSITQIDPKKLQIALPLYGYDWRTSDNLTRSFSMQAIQNLALSRGAIIQFDAYAASPWFRYWNGKEEHVVWFEDIRSITEKYKLIDQYNLLGMTYWQLSLRFPQNWAFVDKNFTIL; via the coding sequence ATGGGGATTCATATCGTTCAGGCAGGCGATAGCCTTTGGACCATTTCTCAAAAGTATAAAGTTCCTATCCAGGATATAAGAACGGCTAATGGCCTTGAGAATGGACCTGGTATCATCCCTGGTTTAGCGCTATACATTCCGGAAAGCGGACCAGTTATCAGGTCTTATCTGGTTAAGCCGGGAGATACATTATGGAGCATTTCCCGGCGTTATCAAACTACAACTAATGCCATCCTGTCCGCAAATCCGGAGATAAGGCCGGAGGGGCTATATATCGGGCAGAAGATAAATATTCCATCACCAAGCAGATTAGTCATGGAAACATTGGGGTTCATAGTCCCGTATTCTCCTGATACTTTTTTACCCGCTTTCAGGGAAACAGCAAGGTACTTAACCTACATCGCAATTTCTGCCTATTCTTTAACAAGGGAAGGTTACGCATATATTGAACTTGACGATACAGCCATATTGGCAGAAAGCCGCCGGCTGAATGTCATTCCGCTGCTGATGATCAGAAATCTTTCACAAGGTGAATTTAATGCTGAACTGATTGGCGGGGTGCTTGAAAGTCCGGCAAATAGGAGGAACTTAATCTTAAGCCTGATGAATTTTGTCACTCAAAAAGGATATGGAGGCATCAGCCTGGATTTTGAATTTATCCCGCCGCCAAGGCGCCAGGATTTCAATTCATTCATTAAGGAATTAAAAAATGCCTTAGGGCCAAAAGTTCTTCATGTCAATGTACATGCTAAGACAGAAGATCTCCCGGCAAACCGGATAATAGGGGCATATGATTATAAAGCAATTGGGGAGGGGGCCGATATTGTTGCAGTCATGACCATGGACTATGGTTATCCGACTGGTCCTCCTAATCCCGTCGCTCCACTATGGTGGGTCGAAGAGGTCATTAAATATTCGATTACCCAGATTGACCCGAAAAAACTGCAAATTGCTTTGCCGTTATATGGCTATGACTGGAGAACATCTGATAATCTAACCCGCTCATTTTCCATGCAAGCCATTCAGAATTTAGCTTTAAGCAGAGGAGCCATTATTCAATTCGATGCTTATGCAGCATCCCCATGGTTCCGATATTGGAACGGAAAAGAAGAACATGTGGTCTGGTTTGAAGATATCCGCAGCATAACAGAAAAATATAAATTAATTGACCAGTATAATCTATTAGGGATGACATACTGGCAATTAAGCTTGCGTTTTCCGCAGAACTGGGCATTTGTGGATAAAAATTTTACTATTCTTTAG
- a CDS encoding AAA domain-containing protein codes for MTSTLGFIREWQKAIQAEILHLKKYGSSRHLMLNGQLLSKSDAYTYFFDTPSAIKIPTGSSIKIEWGRKRVEGRILSAEGNNVILALEEDIGIDLSEAYLLHDPWELLDQLFQRLEDIKDSKRKRNRIKKLMDPSMPPKHPADKVKTGAHELILRSKYNPVTYVWGPPGTGKTYTLARVAANKYFKVQSVLILAHSNQAIDVLMAEISSFASGKRKIPDGDLLRYGSQIGPALFDHHSLTAEYLLNKQHTNLSEQKAALFEERRLLKQDLFRSFSKRDSNHLIEIEKKLSGVLEKIRQKEIEFVKNASIIGTTLAKAASDPAIYDKNFDLVIIDEASMAYVPQAAFAASLGRRVIICGDFKQLPPIAASKQKLSEKWLREDIFHHSGVSDAVKDGYLHPHLFLLKEQRRMHPDISAFSNKHIYHSLVGDHPDVLAARSDIAACRPFPAKASILLNTAGSGEYGIKDGSSNSRINLWDLLLGFQLIHEAYTGGSRSIGYVTPYRAQALLMEQLLGELYEQERSAADIIAATVHRFQGSERDVMIFDSVDAPPHDRAGMLLIGKESERLMNVAITRTKGKFIHICDLEFIHNNVFKNKTWRKLADHQLHNGQAIHPDQIGRWIKNQHPRLQWMHARKLENVFEDISKAKKEIIISLPEGQELGNEWGQALSGRPSQTKLTILAEHSIPSAAPDEILPNGFPFPCIIIDGHILWLGMPAETHKNARPPYVAARLHSSAACSYLTSQLK; via the coding sequence ATGACATCAACACTTGGCTTTATAAGAGAGTGGCAAAAAGCCATCCAGGCTGAGATCTTACATTTAAAAAAATATGGGAGCTCCCGCCACTTAATGCTAAATGGGCAGCTGCTATCAAAATCAGATGCATATACTTATTTTTTCGATACACCTTCTGCTATTAAAATTCCAACTGGATCTTCCATAAAAATCGAATGGGGAAGAAAGAGGGTGGAAGGAAGAATCCTTTCTGCGGAAGGAAATAATGTCATATTGGCATTAGAAGAGGATATTGGAATCGATCTATCGGAAGCATATTTGCTTCATGATCCCTGGGAGCTATTGGATCAGCTTTTTCAGCGCTTAGAGGACATAAAAGACAGCAAAAGAAAAAGAAATAGAATAAAAAAATTGATGGATCCTTCCATGCCTCCCAAACACCCTGCCGATAAGGTAAAGACTGGTGCCCATGAATTGATATTGCGTTCAAAATATAATCCAGTCACATATGTCTGGGGTCCGCCAGGCACAGGAAAAACCTATACACTCGCACGTGTGGCCGCCAACAAATACTTTAAAGTCCAAAGTGTTCTCATTCTGGCACATTCAAACCAAGCAATAGATGTCCTTATGGCAGAGATTTCATCGTTTGCATCAGGTAAACGGAAAATTCCTGATGGGGATCTGCTTCGTTACGGGTCACAAATCGGTCCAGCGCTATTCGATCATCATTCATTAACAGCCGAGTATCTTTTAAATAAGCAGCATACTAATCTCTCGGAGCAAAAAGCTGCTCTATTTGAGGAACGCCGCCTGCTTAAACAGGATTTATTCCGATCCTTCAGCAAGAGAGATTCCAATCATCTTATTGAAATAGAAAAGAAGCTATCTGGAGTACTTGAAAAAATCAGGCAAAAAGAAATAGAGTTTGTAAAAAATGCTTCAATTATTGGAACAACACTGGCAAAAGCTGCAAGTGATCCGGCAATTTACGATAAAAATTTTGATTTAGTCATCATTGATGAAGCCAGCATGGCTTATGTTCCACAGGCTGCCTTTGCAGCTTCACTTGGCAGAAGAGTCATCATTTGCGGGGATTTTAAACAGCTTCCTCCTATTGCTGCCTCGAAACAAAAATTGTCGGAAAAATGGCTAAGAGAGGATATCTTTCATCACTCTGGTGTTTCTGACGCAGTCAAGGATGGATACTTGCATCCGCACCTTTTTCTATTAAAAGAGCAGCGCCGTATGCACCCGGACATTTCAGCATTTTCGAATAAACATATCTACCATTCACTTGTAGGTGACCATCCGGATGTTCTGGCTGCGAGATCTGATATCGCTGCCTGCAGGCCTTTTCCCGCCAAAGCCTCGATCCTGCTAAATACAGCCGGATCAGGAGAATATGGCATAAAAGATGGCAGCTCAAATTCAAGAATTAATTTATGGGATCTTTTGCTGGGATTTCAGCTAATACATGAAGCCTATACAGGAGGAAGCAGGTCCATAGGTTATGTCACCCCGTATCGTGCACAGGCATTATTAATGGAACAGCTTCTGGGTGAGCTATACGAGCAGGAAAGATCTGCGGCTGATATTATTGCTGCAACAGTTCACCGTTTTCAGGGAAGTGAACGGGATGTCATGATTTTTGACTCTGTCGATGCTCCGCCCCATGACAGAGCTGGAATGCTATTAATCGGGAAAGAAAGCGAAAGACTGATGAATGTTGCCATAACTAGAACCAAAGGGAAATTTATTCATATTTGCGATTTGGAATTTATACACAACAACGTATTTAAAAACAAAACATGGCGGAAGCTGGCAGACCACCAGCTGCACAATGGACAGGCCATTCATCCTGATCAGATTGGGAGATGGATCAAAAATCAGCATCCGCGCCTCCAATGGATGCATGCAAGAAAGCTGGAAAATGTGTTTGAGGATATTTCTAAAGCTAAAAAGGAGATTATTATTTCCCTGCCTGAGGGACAAGAACTGGGGAATGAGTGGGGGCAGGCACTTTCCGGGAGGCCTTCGCAAACGAAGCTTACCATCCTTGCCGAGCATTCTATCCCTTCCGCTGCTCCTGATGAGATATTGCCAAACGGCTTTCCATTTCCCTGCATAATAATTGACGGACATATTTTGTGGCTTGGGATGCCGGCTGAGACTCATAAAAACGCACGGCCCCCATATGTAGCTGCAAGGCTTCATTCATCTGCTGCATGCTCGTATCTTACATCTCAATTAAAATAA
- a CDS encoding ring-cleaving dioxygenase yields MKPLKGQHHVSAITANAQKNYEFYTRILGMRLVKKTVNQDDTTMYHLFYADERGNPGTDLTFFEIKNAGRTYRGTDSITCTFLRVPSDESLLYWKKRLSEQDVLHEEIREADGKKMLFFEDFEGQRLALISDQNNKGVKGGRPWDRAAVPPNHGIIGLGPVMLTVSELEPTANLLTEVMEYRRIGKYSLDEDTVVVFETGEGGNGAEIHIKERHDLPKQRPGRGSVHHVAFRVENEEELRNWVRKLKELRIASSGFVERYYFKSLYFREPNGILFELATDGPGFEADEPFDQLGEKLALPPYIENRREEIEAKIKPLDTKNE; encoded by the coding sequence ATGAAACCATTAAAAGGGCAGCATCATGTCTCTGCCATAACAGCCAATGCTCAGAAGAACTATGAGTTTTACACCAGAATCCTTGGAATGCGGCTTGTAAAAAAGACAGTAAACCAGGATGATACCACGATGTATCATTTATTTTATGCAGATGAAAGGGGTAACCCTGGCACTGACTTAACGTTTTTTGAAATTAAAAATGCTGGCCGCACTTACAGGGGGACGGACAGTATAACTTGTACATTTCTGCGTGTGCCATCTGATGAATCGCTTCTTTATTGGAAAAAGAGACTGTCAGAACAAGATGTTTTGCATGAAGAAATAAGAGAAGCAGACGGAAAGAAGATGCTGTTCTTTGAAGATTTCGAAGGCCAGCGTTTGGCCCTGATTTCCGATCAAAATAATAAAGGAGTAAAAGGAGGGAGGCCATGGGATAGAGCTGCTGTTCCTCCAAACCATGGAATAATCGGGCTCGGACCCGTAATGCTCACCGTCTCTGAGCTCGAACCCACCGCAAACCTGCTTACAGAAGTAATGGAATATCGAAGAATAGGCAAATATTCTTTGGATGAAGATACTGTAGTTGTATTTGAAACCGGTGAAGGAGGAAACGGAGCAGAAATCCATATTAAAGAACGCCATGATTTGCCGAAGCAGCGTCCAGGCCGGGGAAGTGTCCACCATGTTGCTTTTCGGGTGGAAAATGAAGAGGAATTAAGAAACTGGGTACGAAAACTGAAAGAATTGCGGATTGCCAGCTCTGGTTTTGTAGAAAGGTATTATTTCAAATCTTTATATTTCCGGGAACCGAACGGTATTCTTTTTGAGCTGGCAACAGATGGACCTGGATTTGAAGCAGATGAACCTTTCGACCAATTAGGAGAAAAGCTTGCACTTCCTCCATATATTGAAAACAGGCGGGAGGAAATCGAGGCAAAAATAAAACCTCTGGATACCAAAAATGAATAA
- a CDS encoding PBP1A family penicillin-binding protein, with translation MEKFQRFKEAFAGFWRKKHLTQILLLLTLTIILLTILFFAFLAATANVETLKEGLRQSTVIYDKDGDAAAGLAENRAEGANIEELPDYVGNAVIAIEDERFYKHYGFDIKGIARAFFGNLFAGSITGGGSTITQQLAKNALLSPEQTYKRKAEELFLAVEIEKNYKKNEILQMYLNQVYFGSGSWGIEQASNKYFSKTPKELSISESALLAGLLQSPSALDPYNHYERAMKRRNVVLGKMKEHKMISAEEYENAVNEKIQLKEGTRSKQERKYPYYVDAVLDEAINKYGLTQEEIFTRGYKIYTEMDQNLQSSLENVYEKDSIFPPGMNGEIVQSGAVLLDPASGGVRGLVGGRGEHVFRGFNRATHIKAQPGSTLKPLAVYTPALEEGYSPTSMLKDEQVTYGDYTPANASGQYAGEVSMYKAVEDSINVPAVWLLNEIGLDKGLDALDRFGIPLEKEDEYLGIALGGMRKGVSPLKLAEAYAAFPNGGKRQDAHLITKIVGPTGSIIAERDKETVKVTTKTVSNQMTSMLLNVVETGTGSATKIEGVQIAGKTGSTQLPYKDINGTKDQWFVGYTPNLVGAVWLGYDQTDREHYLSKSSSETAVPVFRAIMESSLPYMQEGEFTTKSVNEKLEKKELTEEIGQTIKEQAEKFEGKIREDLPIWKEKLREGKQELEEFGRFLKDKWDQFSN, from the coding sequence ATGGAAAAATTTCAGCGTTTCAAAGAAGCTTTTGCAGGGTTTTGGCGCAAAAAGCACCTGACACAAATTCTGCTTCTTTTAACACTAACTATAATACTTTTAACCATTCTATTTTTTGCGTTTCTGGCAGCAACAGCAAACGTGGAGACCTTAAAAGAAGGTTTAAGGCAGTCAACTGTTATTTACGATAAAGATGGTGATGCTGCTGCAGGACTTGCGGAGAATAGGGCTGAGGGTGCAAATATTGAAGAATTGCCGGATTACGTGGGCAATGCCGTTATTGCAATTGAAGATGAACGCTTTTATAAGCATTACGGTTTCGATATCAAAGGCATTGCCAGAGCCTTTTTTGGAAATTTATTTGCAGGGAGCATTACCGGCGGAGGAAGTACCATTACTCAGCAGCTGGCCAAAAATGCTTTGCTTTCCCCTGAACAGACGTATAAGCGAAAAGCTGAAGAACTGTTTCTGGCCGTAGAAATCGAAAAAAATTATAAAAAAAATGAAATCCTGCAAATGTATTTAAATCAGGTATATTTCGGAAGCGGTTCATGGGGAATCGAACAGGCATCCAATAAGTATTTCAGCAAAACCCCAAAGGAACTGAGCATAAGCGAGAGTGCACTGCTTGCAGGATTGCTCCAATCGCCTTCTGCACTCGATCCTTACAATCACTACGAAAGGGCAATGAAAAGAAGGAATGTTGTCCTTGGAAAGATGAAAGAGCACAAGATGATTTCAGCTGAAGAGTATGAGAACGCTGTAAATGAAAAGATCCAATTAAAGGAAGGGACACGGAGCAAGCAAGAAAGAAAATACCCTTACTATGTTGATGCCGTCCTGGATGAAGCTATAAATAAGTACGGATTAACCCAGGAAGAGATTTTTACAAGAGGGTACAAAATATATACGGAAATGGATCAGAATCTGCAATCAAGCCTGGAAAATGTTTATGAAAAGGATTCAATCTTCCCTCCGGGCATGAATGGAGAAATTGTCCAGAGTGGTGCTGTCCTTCTTGATCCTGCTTCAGGAGGTGTCAGAGGGCTTGTCGGCGGCAGAGGTGAACATGTTTTCAGAGGATTCAACAGGGCCACACACATCAAAGCCCAGCCTGGATCAACACTCAAGCCATTAGCGGTCTACACACCTGCACTTGAAGAAGGCTACTCACCAACATCCATGCTGAAAGATGAACAAGTAACATACGGAGATTACACTCCAGCTAATGCTTCCGGGCAATATGCGGGCGAAGTGTCCATGTATAAAGCTGTGGAAGATTCTATCAATGTCCCAGCCGTTTGGCTCCTTAATGAAATAGGACTTGATAAAGGGCTGGATGCGCTTGACAGGTTCGGCATACCGCTTGAAAAAGAAGATGAATATTTAGGGATTGCATTAGGCGGAATGAGAAAAGGGGTCTCACCCTTAAAGCTGGCAGAAGCATATGCGGCATTTCCAAATGGCGGAAAGCGGCAAGATGCCCATTTGATTACGAAAATAGTTGGCCCAACAGGCAGCATCATTGCCGAACGCGATAAGGAAACAGTTAAAGTTACGACGAAAACGGTATCGAATCAAATGACTTCCATGCTTTTAAATGTGGTTGAAACGGGCACAGGCAGCGCAACGAAGATAGAAGGAGTTCAAATCGCCGGAAAAACGGGATCAACCCAGCTTCCTTATAAAGACATTAACGGAACGAAAGACCAATGGTTTGTAGGTTATACACCGAATCTGGTTGGCGCCGTTTGGCTGGGGTATGACCAGACAGACAGGGAACATTATTTGTCAAAAAGCAGCTCTGAAACAGCTGTTCCTGTTTTTAGGGCGATAATGGAATCTAGCCTGCCATACATGCAGGAAGGTGAATTTACTACTAAATCGGTAAACGAAAAGCTGGAAAAAAAGGAATTAACAGAAGAAATTGGACAAACCATTAAAGAACAGGCTGAAAAATTTGAAGGCAAAATAAGAGAAGATCTTCCAATCTGGAAGGAAAAATTGAGAGAAGGCAAGCAGGAACTTGAGGAATTCGGCAGATTCCTGAAAGACAAATGGGATCAATTCAGCAATTAG
- a CDS encoding HD domain-containing protein produces MRDVKLTDIYQHRIAQKYITRSGIAHAIAVSYHAFQLAKESEEDVDSAAKAGFMHDIGHYTWYKNGKWDYDLYRQNDIHAIKGAERAHKLLIRLGENPIKAKEIALSILFHTDSFLPGGEVVRTPLQSIVKLADEKDEEPGGAHHYRELDFERAMKSLEILDNKIDNYLKKKEE; encoded by the coding sequence ATGAGAGATGTAAAACTAACCGATATATATCAGCATCGGATCGCACAGAAATATATTACACGCTCCGGCATCGCTCATGCTATTGCAGTTTCCTATCATGCTTTCCAGCTCGCAAAAGAATCCGAAGAGGATGTTGATTCTGCGGCTAAAGCGGGTTTCATGCATGACATCGGCCATTATACCTGGTACAAAAATGGAAAGTGGGATTACGACCTTTACCGGCAGAATGACATTCATGCCATCAAAGGTGCTGAGCGGGCACATAAACTCCTGATCAGGCTTGGTGAAAACCCGATTAAAGCAAAAGAAATTGCCTTATCCATCCTTTTTCACACGGATTCATTTCTGCCTGGCGGTGAGGTTGTAAGAACTCCGCTGCAATCCATTGTCAAATTGGCAGATGAAAAAGATGAAGAACCCGGAGGAGCGCATCATTATCGTGAACTCGATTTTGAGCGGGCTATGAAAAGCCTAGAAATTCTCGATAATAAGATTGATAATTATCTTAAGAAAAAAGAAGAATAA
- a CDS encoding MtnX-like HAD-IB family phosphatase, with product MKKWAFVSDFDGTISKRDFYLIMMDKYFPEGRILMPKWKAGEIKDIDFLNKVFTSINQDEEQIISDIYSIEIDEYVPDFIEKIQQNGGDFYILSAGTDYYIYHLLKKFGVEHVKVFSNEGHYHEKNVHMNIDKNHQHYSERYGIDKSKVIQDLKKEYETVVFIGDSEPDSHPAEYADITFAKNGLQDLLRKKDISFVPVEEFREVEAYLREKGILSRE from the coding sequence ATGAAAAAATGGGCTTTTGTCTCAGATTTTGACGGAACAATTTCAAAAAGAGACTTTTATCTGATTATGATGGATAAATATTTTCCGGAGGGGCGCATTCTGATGCCCAAGTGGAAGGCTGGAGAGATAAAAGACATCGACTTTTTGAATAAAGTCTTCACTTCCATCAATCAGGATGAAGAACAAATTATCAGCGATATTTATTCAATAGAAATAGATGAATATGTACCTGATTTTATTGAAAAGATTCAGCAGAACGGCGGAGATTTTTATATTTTGAGTGCCGGCACAGACTATTATATTTATCATCTATTAAAGAAATTTGGAGTAGAACATGTTAAGGTTTTTTCGAATGAAGGGCATTATCATGAGAAGAATGTGCACATGAATATAGATAAGAATCATCAGCATTACTCTGAAAGATATGGTATTGATAAATCGAAGGTTATTCAGGACTTAAAGAAGGAATATGAAACTGTGGTTTTTATTGGGGACAGTGAACCGGATTCCCACCCGGCGGAGTATGCTGACATCACTTTTGCCAAAAATGGGCTTCAGGATCTTCTTCGGAAAAAAGACATATCCTTTGTGCCAGTAGAAGAATTTAGAGAAGTGGAAGCTTATTTAAGGGAAAAAGGCATATTGTCAAGAGAATAA
- a CDS encoding peptidylprolyl isomerase, whose translation MAEKGYILMKNGEKVEFELYPEAAPGTVENFKKLANEGFYNGLSFHRVIPGFVSQGGCPNGTGTGGPGYTIKCETEGNPHKHEEGSLSMAHAGRDTGGSQFFIVHEPQPHLNGVHTVFGKVTSGIEAVKAMRNGDVMEKVEILEG comes from the coding sequence ATGGCAGAAAAAGGATACATATTAATGAAAAACGGTGAAAAGGTTGAATTTGAACTATATCCTGAAGCGGCACCAGGGACAGTTGAAAACTTCAAAAAGCTGGCGAACGAAGGCTTTTATAATGGTTTATCTTTCCATCGTGTAATCCCTGGGTTTGTAAGCCAAGGGGGCTGCCCGAATGGAACAGGAACTGGCGGACCTGGGTATACAATCAAATGTGAAACAGAAGGCAACCCTCATAAGCATGAAGAAGGTTCTCTATCTATGGCACACGCGGGCCGTGACACAGGCGGAAGCCAGTTCTTTATCGTTCATGAGCCACAGCCTCACTTAAACGGTGTTCACACTGTTTTTGGAAAAGTTACTTCAGGCATTGAAGCAGTCAAAGCGATGAGAAATGGCGATGTTATGGAGAAAGTTGAAATTCTTGAAGGATAA
- a CDS encoding YbxH family protein, protein MGAIERNGYRFEPEFSVISQNGAIHVFHNGKFVEELKFEFSGKFPENDQIEEMVAQYCNRYGL, encoded by the coding sequence TTGGGTGCCATTGAAAGAAACGGCTACCGGTTTGAGCCTGAATTTAGCGTCATCAGCCAGAACGGTGCCATACATGTTTTTCATAATGGAAAATTTGTAGAAGAACTTAAATTCGAATTTTCCGGAAAATTCCCCGAAAACGACCAAATAGAAGAGATGGTTGCTCAGTATTGCAATAGGTATGGATTGTAG
- a CDS encoding mismatch-specific DNA-glycosylase — MKSIKDHLEKNLDLLFVGFNPSIRSGETGHHFANPNNRFWKILHESGLTPRKYAATEDYKLLELGYGMTNIVARPTKAADEITKEEYIEGRAELMKKIAELKPKVICFVGKGVYQEYSRKKKLPWGIQEESVVPGTIDFVAPSSSGLVRMKIDEIIQIYEEIPELLKTLR; from the coding sequence ATGAAGTCTATTAAAGACCATTTGGAAAAAAATCTTGATTTGCTTTTTGTCGGCTTCAATCCAAGCATTCGGTCAGGAGAGACCGGCCATCATTTTGCAAACCCAAACAACCGCTTTTGGAAAATTCTTCATGAATCAGGCTTAACTCCCCGTAAATACGCCGCAACAGAAGACTATAAATTATTGGAATTGGGCTATGGAATGACAAATATTGTTGCAAGGCCTACTAAAGCAGCCGATGAAATAACGAAGGAAGAATATATAGAAGGAAGAGCAGAGCTGATGAAAAAAATAGCTGAACTTAAGCCAAAGGTCATTTGCTTTGTTGGAAAAGGGGTATATCAGGAATACAGCCGCAAAAAAAAGCTGCCATGGGGAATTCAGGAGGAATCAGTAGTTCCCGGTACTATCGACTTTGTTGCTCCTTCATCTTCCGGGCTTGTCAGAATGAAAATAGATGAAATCATACAAATCTATGAGGAGATTCCGGAGCTTTTAAAAACTCTTAGATAA